In Entelurus aequoreus isolate RoL-2023_Sb linkage group LG12, RoL_Eaeq_v1.1, whole genome shotgun sequence, the DNA window aataatgataaataaaatacaattaaaaattacttcttttttttcaaatcagacaattataataaattaataataataaaataacataagaccaattaagtaataataatatataactaaaattataaaataatataacattTCACAAAATGTTCCTGTGAGATATGTTAAGGTTTTTAATAGAACTCcattaaatggatggatggcactccatccagctgtataatcactcacaATACAGCAAtaaatgatatctgtctattaccttacCGCTTTTATGTTAgcgacctctctttgtttataatgtatattttctgctaaaTATACTCTTTATTTTACGCTGCCCTTTTTTGCTGCagttgttacatatactgtaatgttGTACAtgttaattgggatttgttatatattgtatgtattatatacaaatataatataataatataaaatatgagtatatagtatatactgtatatataatatgtaaatattacatatatgttatattttatattgctactacggtactactactttatacctgcattatcctttccatcttacactttccatcctttgtgacTTAGCAatagtgtggaacaatttcccttgtggatcaataaagtttgtctaagtctaagtgtaaggaGCCAACCTGAGCCAGTTGTTCTGCCTCTTTTAAGGACACCTCCCTGTCTGCGTCCATGTCCATCTTGTTGCCTAGCAGCAGGATTTGGACCCCTTCTCCTGCAGCATCCTAACAAAAACGAGTAGATAGCCAAATGTCAGTTTCGGTACAACTTCAGCAGGGTGCTAGTTCAGACCTTGACGTTGGCGAGCCACGGACTCACGGCCTTGAAGCTCTCCTCCATCGTGACGTCGTACATCACCACCACGCCGTCGGCCTTGCGGAAGAATTGCTTGGTGATGCTGCGGTATCTGTGCCAAAAACACTTATTAAGAAGAAGTGGTGCTGCTCCCAGAGCTCTGCAAATTCCAGAAAACTGTCCACTGATTTATCGCCACTTTCTGCTGGGCTTGCACGTTGATGTGACGAGTCGGGAGATTAGATAGTGGGACAAAAATTATCGCTGCTCACCTCTCTTGACCTGCCGTGTCCCACAGCTGCATGGCTATTTGCATATTGTTGAGGGTTAAGATCTTCACGCTGAAGTCAATCCCTAGTAAGTATAAACATACAATAACAATTACTTCAAAAAACGACAGGAgttctcgtttttttttttttaaaggaaaattaTCCAACAGAACTAGAACTAGGAGGTAAAAGTACATAATTCAACACCAGCATGATAGTCTCTGAGTGTTATAATGCAGTGACACAAGTCAGCCGCTAGAGGGCACAATAAGATGAAAGGAAAAGTAATCCCATTGGACATAATCTTCCATGCAATGTGTGTGACTCCACAAGCCTTTTCATGTGATGCGCTAGTTATGAGGAGGAGGACGTGCGGCTTCTCACCCACAGTGGCCGTGGTGGACGGGTGGAAATGTCCCTCGCAGAAGGAGCGCAGAAGTGACGTCTTGCCCACGCTGGAGTTTCCCACCAGGACCACTTTAAAGAGGCGGCTCGGCCCCAGCAAGGGCGCCTCTTCTGCCTTTTAAGGAGAGAATTGATAGATAAACtttaggacacacacacactcacactcacactcacactcacactcacacactcacacactcacacactcacacactcacacactcacacactcacacactcacacacacacacacacacacacacacacacacacacacacacacacacacacacacacacacacacacacactgttcaaGGCTATGTGCTAGGGTCTCTTTCTGTAGTTCTTAATGGGAGGTCCCGGAAGGACTGTTATCTTATTTTGAAtagaaagacacaaaataatccaTCAAGCCAAAACACGACACACTTGATCATGTCACTAATTCGGGCAATTAAGGCAAGTCAAAAGAGAAGTAAATTAATTAATGCGATCAATTAAAATGAAAGCCGGGTTAAATCGCCAGCCAGGGCAGCAGAGCCAACTCGCCCTGGCCGGCGAGTTTATTTGTGCCGGCCTGAATAACTTTAAAGACTTCGAGGGGTAAAGTTGGGTCATGATGTTGCCTACATGCTGGGTCTCCTTTCCCACAGGTTGCCCCCGTGGCGACATGGGGGTCTTTTTTCGGAATAACTGGAGCTTCTGTGACTGCGTCGCCATGACGACGCTGGAGTCCAAATCGCTCTGCGCTTCCTCCGCATCCTCTTCCTCGCTGAGCTGGTGCAGCAACAGCTGGGGTCCACCTTGGAGGAGGTGGGGCAGGTGGTCTTCTTCGATGGAGATGACGCGCCTCAAAGGCCACCCGTCCGGGGGCGCATCCAGCTCCTCATCCCCGACGTCTGTCTTCCTCTCCGCCTCCGGCCTCTTGGCCCGCTCCCTGGCAGTTCTCCTCAAGCTGGAGGACCTGGCGATGGCCTTCTTGGCTTTGGTCCTCATGTTGTGAACCTTAGCTGGGGCAGGGCCCATGTAGCCATTGGACAACCCGACGCTCTTCTTCACCCCCGAGGAGTTGATGGTGGCGTCGTCCTCACTACAGGAGGAGGAAGCAACAAACACGATTTGAAGGTGCTCTACAGGCAAGGCCTCCAGAGACTGGTAGGAGCCCTCCAGCACCACAGGAGATCTTTGGAAACAGGAGAAACAGAGGATGGTCTTCCATGAAAATGTGACTTGATTGCAAAAAAAGGCAGATATCCTCTGTTTGTCCTCTTTGATTGTGAAATAACCAAGAACAAAGATGGACGAATCACCTTTTCACAGGCTGGCTGCTGTCGTCAAATATGTTGGTCAGGCCGGCTCTCTGCTTCTGCTTCTTTCTCAGGGATGTTCTCGGCTTGTTTGAGGAAAAGAAAACATGTTAATGGTCTTTTAATTCCTAATGCTGCAGCGCATTGAAAAAACACGATGGAATGCAAACAATTGGTGGGCGGATTCAAAAATCTGATtagttaaataaatacaatgaaatcgttaaaaattactttaaataaACAATTTAAATTGTCATAAAATAAATCAGTCAAATAGTAAGTAATAATTACTATTTCACATATTTATattcaacaaaaataataaaaaaatgacatgAAATACATAAATCAGTCACAGCATGGATATATTGGTTATTTaatattaaaaattattattttggtatttttatCAGTAATGTTATTAGTATTAGTTTAATTCAATAAAAATGttgtgaaattaaaaaaatacaaaaataaaaatgtaattagtaTTTTGGTCATGAAATACTAGTAATTAACAGTATTATTCAAGGATTCAAGGAGCTTTATTTGTCATACCCGTACACATTTGCACATGTACAGTAAGAAATTTGGAGTCAGGTCCCGGCaagtattaatcaatcaatcaaagtttaattatatagcccttaatcacaagtgtctcaaagggctgcacaagccacaacgccaacgacagatcccacatcagggcaagaaaaaactcaacccaatgggtgtAATGAGATGCTTTGGAGTGGACCTCAGATGTggggggaccacagatgtggggggaCCCCCAACCCccatgggcgaccggtgcaatggatgcagaGTAGTAACAGTGTGAATTTGCGTGACCTCACATAAAACGGATGGACGTGACGctcctaaaattatttttttcctctttatcattaaaaaaacaacactaaaacgTTTACAAAACAGTAACAAATAATAAACAGGCAATTAAAAAAACctgtaataataatttttattcttatcagtaatattaatattattagtacagtagtagtggttgtagtagtatcatttaaattcactttttttatatatatatatatatatttattcctcaaattaatatttttatgaaatataaaatgtaaaaaaatcaatcacaaaatcaatattttggatgttaaatccatccatccatccatccattttctaccgcttgtccctttaaataaaaattatcattattaatgCTATTCTTATCAGTAATactattgcagtggttcttaacctgggttcgatcgaaccctaggggttcggtgagtcagcctcaggggttcgatggagcctccgccgcggaggtcaacacacacccgactcatcgtgtaaataaaaacgtctctCTATCGgctttatggatacggcaacagcagaagtcagactgatttgcaggtgtgtaatttgttgtgagttcatgcactgtgttggttttgttctttgaacaaagtgatgttgatgcacggttcattttgtgcaccggtaaaaaaacataactttgtcttgaatttggaaaaaaaaaaaagtttttatttttcactaaagaagggttcggtgaatgcgcatatgaaactggtggggttcggtatctccaacaaggttaagaaccactgtactattGTTATTTGCATTAGTTATAGTAGTAGTATTGTTTAGATTTACATTAAGTCTAATTATTTAATAAAGTCTATCTATATGACATTTAATGTCATGAAATTtagaaaaatcaaataaaaaatcaatcaaaacataaatattttgttattcAAGCACAGGTAATTATTAGTTTGATTACGGTTATTCTTATCAGTAATATTATTAGTAGTATCACTTCAATTCACATGTATTTTAATTATATAATTCAGTGGTTCTCTTtttttcaacaagtaccacctcacaaaaccttgtctctccaagtactaccataatgaccACCATTAAAATTAAATGAAGCAGATGTTTTATTAACAggtatattgaatatttttggctactgttacattacacacagtttgaacagtaacactgtgtttgaatataggaaaacaaaacactgtacttGAATCAAGTGATCCTTTAGCGTACTACTAGAAGGAGCCCGTGTACCACCGTTTGAGAATCATTGATTTGATTAATCAAATTAAAAAGGTcatgaaatataaaaaaattaaagataaaaaaatcaGTCACAACATAAATATTTAGGTTGTTAGATACaataaattattatattattattcaaaATATAATTAGTTCATATTGCTTTAAACCTTCATAGCTGCTCTTTGTGTTTTTCTAAACAATTTTTAAAGCAGGATGAaagtaaaatataattttttgttaattcGCAAAGCTGCTGTTTCTTTATAATTATGCTGTTTTTTAGGTGATATTGACTTTCTTTAATGTCATGCACATTGCTATTCATCATTTTTATGGGCATTAACTGTGTTTTTCCTCCTACATGATACCATTTAAGAGCATACAGTATTATCAGTCAGGCAATGAGATAATAATGAAAAAGTTTACTTACCACTCCACTACGTATGTCCCGATCGTCCTTCAGGTGTTTGTTCATCTCTCTGGGAGGATTGACGagaattaaaacaacattgaagCACATCAAAAAAATGCTGGGATGTACCTGAGGAGGTCAAGTTGCTTCATCAGGCTTTGCTTCTCTCTCTGGAGTCCTTCTGTGACTCGGTACATTTCCCTGAAATGATCATTACATTTGAGCTGTTTTGCTCCTGCGTACACAGCTTGATAAACCACAAATATGGCCGCACATCTCCTTCTCCTGGTGCAGCCTGGCCGCCTGCTCCTGCAGCATGGTCAGTTGCTCCTGGGCAACCAGCAGCTCCTGGCTGGTGGTCTCCAGGGCTTGCGACAGCTCGTCGTTGGTCGTCTTCAGCTTGACGTTCTCCACGTGGCTCTCCTGCTTCTCGCTGTTCAGCTCGCGGCACTGCAGCTCCAACTGGAAGGCaccaaaaacacaacaacaaacatgtCACGATACCAGGATTTCAGGCATCGATACCGATGAATTTCCACGATTCTTGATATTAATTCAATACCAcgatgaaaatttaaaaaaagaaccagTTTActtttaaatgtacttttttttaaagtgttttaaagTGTCAAGTATTTAAGACCACTGTGCAACAACAGAATTTAAATATCAGTACGAGCTGCCGAGGTGTAACTATacattcaaaacaaaacaaacaataatatgcTTATAAGTATAATCCTAAATAACTAACAATAAACTAATAActattttacattctaaaaaGAACAGCATTGGTGTGGAGCCTTCAAGTATATAAAACTAACAGGATTGTTATTAATATCCTTTAAATATGGTGgtaatgtgacatcatcatgtcatttgtaataaaataggctaataaaaaggataaaacatatatttaaagacaaatctttgtGTAATATTTCTTATTAATACTAACAATTCAGCCTTTTTTCATTACATTATGCCCTTTtgctatatatttttttgtttattttattccaCCCAAGTGCCATAAAATAAAGTGCGTTCAGCAAACGGCCCTAAGGCCACACTGTAATGAGTTAAGCAGTGGCGTTCAAAGTGTTGCCAAA includes these proteins:
- the cracr2ab gene encoding EF-hand calcium-binding domain-containing protein 4B isoform X1, whose product is MVAHLASRDDRGGAGKASGPCPPGITWVQITFIKRGQNCSKACVAPSLLLWPSLRTSMAGQQDSRRTNGWGHIALLDKTREFFQTCDVESKGFITRTDMRRLHRELPLSAEELEDVFDSLDTEHSGYLTLEAFSSGFSQFLQGRRISMPDEPNQATGSGFRTKEALYQSQWEAKLSGGEDEEEHFCMLLESLGASHVFEDPDEVRSLWAQLKRDEPHLLSNFEEFLARVTHQIKEAHQEKREMESALQRKAATHDSEIRHLYEEMEAQIKTEKDKLLLKDSERLQSRSQDLEHQLSSKEKELEHLFQKQKRLELQCRELNSEKQESHVENVKLKTTNDELSQALETTSQELLVAQEQLTMLQEQAARLHQEKEMEMYRVTEGLQREKQSLMKQLDLLREMNKHLKDDRDIRSGVPRTSLRKKQKQRAGLTNIFDDSSQPVKRSPVVLEGSYQSLEALPVEHLQIVFVASSSCSEDDATINSSGVKKSVGLSNGYMGPAPAKVHNMRTKAKKAIARSSSLRRTARERAKRPEAERKTDVGDEELDAPPDGWPLRRVISIEEDHLPHLLQGGPQLLLHQLSEEEDAEEAQSDLDSSVVMATQSQKLQLFRKKTPMSPRGQPVGKETQHAEEAPLLGPSRLFKVVLVGNSSVGKTSLLRSFCEGHFHPSTTATVGIDFSVKILTLNNMQIAMQLWDTAGQERYRSITKQFFRKADGVVVMYDVTMEESFKAVSPWLANVKDAAGEGVQILLLGNKMDMDADREVSLKEAEQLAQESKVMFYEVSAYTGKNVTESLTHLARVLMEQEDKVRDTTVILSAQPLRKKACCK
- the cracr2ab gene encoding EF-hand calcium-binding domain-containing protein 4B isoform X2 — protein: MPDEPNQATGSGFRTKEALYQSQWEAKLSGGEDEEEHFCMLLESLGASHVFEDPDEVRSLWAQLKRDEPHLLSNFEEFLARVTHQIKEAHQEKREMESALQRKAATHDSEIRHLYEEMEAQIKTEKDKLLLKDSERLQSRSQDLEHQLSSKEKELEHLFQKQKRLELQCRELNSEKQESHVENVKLKTTNDELSQALETTSQELLVAQEQLTMLQEQAARLHQEKEMEMYRVTEGLQREKQSLMKQLDLLREMNKHLKDDRDIRSGVPRTSLRKKQKQRAGLTNIFDDSSQPVKRSPVVLEGSYQSLEALPVEHLQIVFVASSSCSEDDATINSSGVKKSVGLSNGYMGPAPAKVHNMRTKAKKAIARSSSLRRTARERAKRPEAERKTDVGDEELDAPPDGWPLRRVISIEEDHLPHLLQGGPQLLLHQLSEEEDAEEAQSDLDSSVVMATQSQKLQLFRKKTPMSPRGQPVGKETQHAEEAPLLGPSRLFKVVLVGNSSVGKTSLLRSFCEGHFHPSTTATVGIDFSVKILTLNNMQIAMQLWDTAGQERYRSITKQFFRKADGVVVMYDVTMEESFKAVSPWLANVKDAAGEGVQILLLGNKMDMDADREVSLKEAEQLAQESKVMFYEVSAYTGKNVTESLTHLARVLMEQEDKVRDTTVILSAQPLRKKACCK